The following proteins are encoded in a genomic region of Nycticebus coucang isolate mNycCou1 chromosome 17, mNycCou1.pri, whole genome shotgun sequence:
- the KCNIP1 gene encoding Kv channel-interacting protein 1 isoform X2: MGAVMGTFSSLQTKQRRPSKDIAWWYYQYQRDKIEDELEMTMVCHRPEGLEQLEAQTNFTKRELQVLYRGFKNECPSGVVNEETFKQIYAQFFPHGDASTYAHYLFNAFDTTQTGSVKFEDFVTALSILLRGTVHEKLRWTFNLYDINKDGYINKEEMIDIVKAIYDMMGKYTYPVLREDTPRQHVDVFFQKMDKNKDGIVTLDEFLESCQEDDNIMRSLQLFQNVM, encoded by the exons ACATCGCCTGGTGGTATTACCAGTATcagagag ATAAGATTGAAGATGAGTTGGAGATGACCATGGTTTGCCATCGGCCCGAGGGACTGGAGCAGCTTGAGGCCCAGACCAACTTCACTAAGAGGGAACTACAAGTCCTTTATCGAGGCTTCAAAAAT GAATGCCCCAGTGGTGTGGTCAATGAAGAAACATTCAAGCAGATCTATGCTCAGTTTTTCCCTCATGGAG ATGCCAGCACGTATGCCCATTACCTCTTCAACGCCTTTGACACCACCCAGACAGGCTCTGTGAAGTTCGAG GACTTTGTAACCGCTCTGTCCATTTTACTGAGAGGAACCGTCCATGAGAAACTAAGGTGGACATTTAATTTGTATGACATCAATAAAGATGGATACATAAACAAAGAG GAGATGATTGACATTgtcaaagccatctatgatatGATGGGGAAATACACATATCCTGTGCTCAGAGAAGACACCCCAAGACAGCACGTGGACGTCTTCTTTCAG aaaatggacaaaaataaagatggcaTTGTGACTTTAGATGAATTTCTTGAATCATGTCAAGAG gatGACAACATCATGAGGTCTCTCCAGCTGTTTCAAAATGTCATGTAA
- the KCNIP1 gene encoding Kv channel-interacting protein 1 isoform X3 encodes MGAVMGTFSSLQTKQRRPSKDKIEDELEMTMVCHRPEGLEQLEAQTNFTKRELQVLYRGFKNECPSGVVNEETFKQIYAQFFPHGDASTYAHYLFNAFDTTQTGSVKFEDFVTALSILLRGTVHEKLRWTFNLYDINKDGYINKEEMIDIVKAIYDMMGKYTYPVLREDTPRQHVDVFFQKMDKNKDGIVTLDEFLESCQEDDNIMRSLQLFQNVM; translated from the exons ATAAGATTGAAGATGAGTTGGAGATGACCATGGTTTGCCATCGGCCCGAGGGACTGGAGCAGCTTGAGGCCCAGACCAACTTCACTAAGAGGGAACTACAAGTCCTTTATCGAGGCTTCAAAAAT GAATGCCCCAGTGGTGTGGTCAATGAAGAAACATTCAAGCAGATCTATGCTCAGTTTTTCCCTCATGGAG ATGCCAGCACGTATGCCCATTACCTCTTCAACGCCTTTGACACCACCCAGACAGGCTCTGTGAAGTTCGAG GACTTTGTAACCGCTCTGTCCATTTTACTGAGAGGAACCGTCCATGAGAAACTAAGGTGGACATTTAATTTGTATGACATCAATAAAGATGGATACATAAACAAAGAG GAGATGATTGACATTgtcaaagccatctatgatatGATGGGGAAATACACATATCCTGTGCTCAGAGAAGACACCCCAAGACAGCACGTGGACGTCTTCTTTCAG aaaatggacaaaaataaagatggcaTTGTGACTTTAGATGAATTTCTTGAATCATGTCAAGAG gatGACAACATCATGAGGTCTCTCCAGCTGTTTCAAAATGTCATGTAA
- the KCNIP1 gene encoding Kv channel-interacting protein 1 isoform X4, whose amino-acid sequence MTMVCHRPEGLEQLEAQTNFTKRELQVLYRGFKNECPSGVVNEETFKQIYAQFFPHGDASTYAHYLFNAFDTTQTGSVKFEDFVTALSILLRGTVHEKLRWTFNLYDINKDGYINKEEMIDIVKAIYDMMGKYTYPVLREDTPRQHVDVFFQKMDKNKDGIVTLDEFLESCQEDDNIMRSLQLFQNVM is encoded by the exons ATGACCATGGTTTGCCATCGGCCCGAGGGACTGGAGCAGCTTGAGGCCCAGACCAACTTCACTAAGAGGGAACTACAAGTCCTTTATCGAGGCTTCAAAAAT GAATGCCCCAGTGGTGTGGTCAATGAAGAAACATTCAAGCAGATCTATGCTCAGTTTTTCCCTCATGGAG ATGCCAGCACGTATGCCCATTACCTCTTCAACGCCTTTGACACCACCCAGACAGGCTCTGTGAAGTTCGAG GACTTTGTAACCGCTCTGTCCATTTTACTGAGAGGAACCGTCCATGAGAAACTAAGGTGGACATTTAATTTGTATGACATCAATAAAGATGGATACATAAACAAAGAG GAGATGATTGACATTgtcaaagccatctatgatatGATGGGGAAATACACATATCCTGTGCTCAGAGAAGACACCCCAAGACAGCACGTGGACGTCTTCTTTCAG aaaatggacaaaaataaagatggcaTTGTGACTTTAGATGAATTTCTTGAATCATGTCAAGAG gatGACAACATCATGAGGTCTCTCCAGCTGTTTCAAAATGTCATGTAA